A genomic stretch from Desulfurococcaceae archaeon MEX13E-LK6-19 includes:
- a CDS encoding 30S ribosomal protein S3ae has protein sequence MSARRRVVVKDKWKLKKWYQVIAPKVFGEVVLGTTPADDPLKLIGRVMEVTLYDITGDLTQVHIHLFFQIIDVQGDKAITRFKGHELSRDYMKSLIRRKSSKIQGIFDVETKDGYKLRITAVTLTSYRCKTSQKKAIRKIMRDIIVNESKQMTLDELIQAMIFGRFAQEIAEAARKIYPIRKVEIYKSKLLAIPTPEGPKPATVVSPLMYKK, from the coding sequence GTAGTAGTCAAGGACAAATGGAAACTGAAGAAGTGGTACCAGGTAATAGCACCTAAGGTGTTCGGAGAAGTAGTATTGGGTACAACACCTGCTGATGACCCGCTTAAGCTTATCGGTAGAGTTATGGAGGTCACTTTATACGATATAACTGGTGACCTAACACAAGTACACATTCACTTGTTCTTCCAAATAATTGATGTCCAAGGAGACAAGGCTATAACAAGATTCAAGGGACATGAGCTCTCTAGAGACTATATGAAGAGCCTTATAAGGAGGAAGAGCAGTAAGATCCAAGGTATATTTGATGTAGAGACTAAGGACGGCTACAAGCTCAGGATAACAGCTGTAACACTCACGAGCTATAGGTGTAAGACAAGCCAGAAGAAAGCCATTAGAAAGATTATGAGAGACATAATTGTCAATGAGTCAAAGCAGATGACATTAGATGAACTAATACAAGCCATGATCTTCGGTAGATTTGCACAAGAAATAGCTGAGGCAGCTAGAAAGATCTATCCAATAAGAAAAGTAGAAATCTACAAGTCTAAGTTACTCGCGATACCAACACCTGAAGGACCTAAGCCTGCAACAGTAGTCTCGCCACTAATGTACAAGAAGTAA
- a CDS encoding SPOUT family RNA methylase, whose translation MKTGLGFEKIVAARIKEIDSDAIVIPSPKRFKGLVLVKAGSLDPELLVKEIERKVIEADKVIPIDAVTKARLDEMARVAAEIARNKISPNETFAVRTTRRGRHDFTSLDVNVVVGDAVRKATGASVNLKYPDKIVLVEIIGDEALISILPGSIEWHKMTPEKKSLLRLFKRISIVQMPYLGPRDAIIEMGKRIGREVQNFEVHDLVIAPMGLVDGEQLALFINSVIEGIESRYEIQKRSYHRRPHKVPVYVQDIHQVVRDRWDEVIIVFEPEGKYIADVADELSDLILKTNKRVNLLFGSREGIPLGIYRYADLVVDIAPEITLSTDYAASAGLIALATVLYNRL comes from the coding sequence ATTAAAACAGGGCTTGGCTTCGAGAAAATAGTGGCTGCGCGTATAAAAGAGATTGACAGTGACGCTATCGTTATACCATCGCCAAAGAGATTCAAAGGTCTCGTGCTAGTAAAAGCAGGCTCCCTCGACCCAGAGCTTCTCGTCAAAGAGATTGAGAGGAAAGTTATTGAGGCGGACAAGGTTATCCCTATTGATGCAGTTACTAAGGCTCGACTCGACGAAATGGCTAGAGTAGCTGCAGAAATTGCTCGTAATAAAATAAGTCCCAACGAAACATTTGCTGTCCGTACAACTAGGAGAGGACGCCACGATTTTACAAGTCTCGACGTTAATGTTGTTGTCGGTGATGCTGTTAGGAAAGCTACTGGAGCATCTGTCAACCTAAAGTATCCAGACAAGATAGTTCTTGTAGAGATCATAGGGGATGAGGCTCTGATAAGTATTCTACCTGGTAGTATTGAATGGCATAAAATGACTCCCGAGAAAAAATCGCTGCTCAGATTGTTCAAGAGAATATCTATTGTGCAAATGCCTTATCTCGGCCCTCGTGACGCGATTATAGAGATGGGTAAACGTATTGGCAGGGAGGTACAGAATTTTGAAGTACATGACTTGGTTATAGCGCCGATGGGTCTTGTTGATGGGGAGCAGCTAGCGTTGTTCATAAACTCTGTCATAGAGGGTATAGAGTCTAGGTATGAGATCCAGAAGAGGAGCTACCATCGTAGACCACATAAAGTACCCGTGTACGTCCAGGATATCCACCAAGTTGTTAGAGACCGATGGGATGAAGTCATAATAGTGTTTGAGCCAGAAGGCAAGTATATTGCTGATGTAGCTGATGAGCTCAGTGACCTTATCCTCAAGACGAATAAGCGTGTAAACCTACTGTTTGGATCAAGAGAAGGGATCCCACTGGGAATATACAGGTATGCCGACCTAGTGGTTGATATTGCGCCAGAAATAACGTTGTCAACAGACTACGCAGCATCCGCAGGGCTTATAGCCTTAGCCACTGTTCTATATAATAGGTTGTGA
- a CDS encoding NTP transferase domain-containing protein, with amino-acid sequence MKAILLVAGKGERLRPITSTRPKPLIPILCKPLIYWHLDALAKTSVDEIIVVASYMKEKIVKAVEEHELSRKITVVDQGRELGTGDAVAKALEAMDSDDDVLIIYGDLFLGDWSIYKDLTSLDGNFVVAVEHNNPRDYGVLIVERGRVKGIVEKPEEPPTNLVNAGIYKFDSRILKKYISSLKPSPRGELEFTDVITNAAREGVDIKVYSIGKTEWIDIGTPWNLLEANKIALNKFLVNEIKGVVEDNVTIKGPVFIGENSVVKQFTSIEGPAYIDRDVVIGPSARIRPYTTICRKSRVGFSVEVKESILLEHVYVNHLSYVGDSIICENVNFGAGTITANLRFDEREVKMTIKGKRVSSGRRKLGAIVGANVRTGINVSLMPGVKIGVNSWIAPGAIVDRDVPDNVFYRVRQEYYIESLPSIKHEEKK; translated from the coding sequence ATGAAGGCTATTCTACTTGTTGCGGGTAAAGGAGAGAGACTAAGACCTATTACGTCTACTAGACCTAAACCTCTCATCCCGATACTTTGTAAACCCCTCATATACTGGCATCTTGACGCTCTGGCCAAGACAAGTGTTGATGAAATCATTGTTGTCGCCAGCTATATGAAGGAAAAAATAGTGAAGGCTGTTGAAGAACACGAGCTTAGCAGGAAGATCACGGTTGTAGACCAAGGCAGAGAACTGGGTACAGGTGACGCAGTTGCGAAAGCTCTGGAAGCCATGGATAGTGATGACGACGTCCTCATAATCTATGGTGATTTATTTCTTGGAGACTGGAGTATATACAAAGACTTGACGAGTCTAGACGGTAATTTTGTTGTAGCTGTAGAGCACAACAACCCCCGTGACTATGGTGTCTTGATAGTCGAGAGAGGTAGAGTCAAGGGTATTGTAGAGAAACCCGAGGAGCCTCCCACTAACCTGGTTAATGCAGGTATATACAAGTTTGATAGCAGGATATTGAAGAAATACATTAGTTCACTAAAACCCTCTCCACGCGGTGAACTAGAATTCACTGATGTCATAACAAACGCTGCTAGAGAAGGTGTCGACATAAAAGTGTATAGTATCGGTAAGACAGAATGGATCGATATAGGTACTCCATGGAATCTTCTTGAAGCAAACAAGATTGCTTTAAACAAGTTCCTCGTAAACGAGATCAAGGGTGTCGTCGAAGACAATGTAACTATAAAGGGGCCTGTATTCATTGGAGAAAATAGTGTAGTAAAACAATTCACTTCAATAGAAGGACCAGCATACATAGATAGAGACGTGGTTATTGGGCCATCGGCTAGGATAAGACCTTACACGACAATATGCAGGAAGTCAAGAGTTGGATTTAGCGTCGAAGTAAAAGAGTCTATACTACTAGAGCATGTTTATGTAAACCACTTGTCATATGTTGGAGACAGTATTATTTGTGAAAACGTTAATTTTGGTGCAGGTACTATCACGGCGAACTTGAGATTCGATGAAAGAGAAGTGAAAATGACGATAAAAGGAAAGCGTGTATCGTCTGGCAGGAGGAAACTAGGTGCAATTGTCGGAGCCAATGTGAGGACCGGGATAAACGTCTCCTTAATGCCTGGAGTGAAAATAGGTGTAAACTCATGGATTGCTCCCGGAGCTATTGTTGACAGGGATGTACCTGATAATGTCTTCTATCGTGTCAGACAAGAATATTATATAGAGTCTTTACCAAGTATTAAACATGAGGAAAAGAAATAG
- a CDS encoding DUF2095 family protein, whose protein sequence is MRMSIDEFKKKYPNLYRELTSDDSMSMTLSVEKPFDDPWRGYIPGPIDYLRRAKTVEEAVRVIDYLLEHNEITEEEAREYKEKLMKEGLEAFGPRKESGYYYRKAVEYWRKKLISGGQRQQQS, encoded by the coding sequence ATGAGAATGAGTATAGATGAATTCAAGAAGAAATACCCCAATCTCTACAGAGAGCTTACAAGCGATGATTCTATGTCTATGACTTTGTCTGTAGAAAAACCATTTGATGATCCTTGGAGAGGCTATATTCCCGGGCCAATAGACTACTTAAGGAGAGCAAAAACCGTTGAAGAAGCGGTTAGGGTTATCGATTATCTCCTTGAACACAATGAGATCACTGAGGAGGAGGCGAGAGAGTACAAGGAGAAACTGATGAAGGAAGGCTTAGAGGCTTTTGGCCCTAGGAAAGAAAGCGGCTACTACTACAGGAAGGCTGTAGAGTACTGGAGAAAGAAGCTCATTAGCGGTGGGCAGCGGCAGCAACAATCTTGA